The Alphaproteobacteria bacterium sequence CCCACGCACCGAGATGGACATCGCCGTGGTCGGCGTTGGCATCAGTCTCAGCCTCGACGGCGGCGGCAACGTGAGTGCCGCGCGGGTCGCCTTGGGGGCCGTTGCGCCGACGGTTCTGCGTGTCGATGCCGCGGCGGAGGCGATCACCGGACGCGGCCTCGATGAGGCCGCGCTCGACGCATTGGCTGCCGCTGCCAGCGCCGCTTGCCGCCCGATAGACGACAAGCGCGGCACTGCCGAATATCGAATAAAGGTGGCGGGCGTGCTGGCCCGGCGCGTCGCCCTTATTGCTAAAGATCGGGCAGGGAGCTAAGCAATGGCACGGCATCACGTAACCACCACCGTCAACGGCGAGCCCGTTGAATTTCTCTGTGATACCGAGCAGACCCTGCTCGATGCGCTGCGCGACGAGCTTAGTCTGACAGGCGCCAAGGAAGGCTGTTCTTCTGGCGACTGCGGCGCCTGCAGCGTCATCGTTGATGACCGGCTGGTGTGCTCCTGCCTGGTGCTCGGGGTTGAGGCCGAGGGCGCCAAGATCGAGACAATCGAGGGCATGGCTGAGGGCGAGAAGTTGCATCCGTTGCAGCGGGTTTTTCTGGAAGAGGCAGCGCTACAATGCGGCTTCTGCACGCCGGGTATTCTCGTCGCCGCAAAGTCACTATTGGAGCGCAATCCGGATCCGAGCGAGATCGAGATCCGCTATTGGTTAGCTGGCAATCTTTGTCGCTGTACGGGCTATGACAAGGTGGTGCGCGCGGTGCAAGACGCGGCTGCCGAGATGAGGGGAGCCTAGCGATGGGTGAACAGTCCCAAAATTACAAGTGGAT is a genomic window containing:
- a CDS encoding (2Fe-2S)-binding protein, coding for MARHHVTTTVNGEPVEFLCDTEQTLLDALRDELSLTGAKEGCSSGDCGACSVIVDDRLVCSCLVLGVEAEGAKIETIEGMAEGEKLHPLQRVFLEEAALQCGFCTPGILVAAKSLLERNPDPSEIEIRYWLAGNLCRCTGYDKVVRAVQDAAAEMRGA